Proteins from a genomic interval of Capsicum annuum cultivar UCD-10X-F1 chromosome 4, UCD10Xv1.1, whole genome shotgun sequence:
- the LOC107868520 gene encoding uncharacterized protein LOC107868520, protein MFEQLGILHQTSCAYTPQQSGVAERKHKHVLEVCRAIRFQGHIPIRYWGHCILTAAYLINRMPSSVLNYKSPYEILYKVPPSLKHLRTLGCLCFAKTVNESDKLKSQSIAAVHMGYSKSQKGYILFDLSNHIFFVNRDVEFREEVFPFKFVEKNKQLPFLDVFSNQISLYNDEVPASISADQNGDSVSRNLANQDSAPSTSADPNPQIPTATYQLPVFTSDNLTFVPTESRKSSRTKVPPLWMKDFVFTQKKF, encoded by the coding sequence ATGTTTGAACAACTTGGTATCTTACACCAAACATCTTGTGCTTACACTCCTCAACAAAGTGGTGTTGCTGAGAGAAAGCACAAGCATGTATTGGAGGTCTGTAGAGCTATCAGATTTCAGGGACACATTCCAATAAGATATTGGGGTCACTGCATTCTTACTGCTGCTTACCTAATAAATAGAATGCCTTCCTCAGTGCTTAACTACAAATCTCCTTATGAGATATTATATAAAGTTCCTCCTTCACTTAAGCACCTTAGAACTTTAGGATGTTTATGTTTTGCCAAGACAGTGAATGAATCAGATAAACTTAAATCTCAATCTATTGCTGCCGTGCATATGGGAtattcaaaatctcaaaaagGGTATATACTATTCGATCTATCTAATCACATATTTTTTGTCAACAGAGACGTTGAATTTAGAGAAGAAGTATTTCCTTTCAAGTTTGTTGAAAAGAATAAGCAGCTTCCTTTCTTAGATGTTTTCTCCAATCAAATTTCACTTTACAATGATGAAGTACCAGCTTCAATAAGTGCTGATCAAAATGGTGATTCAGTAAGCAGGAATTTAGCTAATCAAGATTCAGCTCCATCCACATCAGCTGATCCAAATCCTCAGATTCCTACTGCTACATATCAGTTGCCTGTGTTTACAAGTGACAATttaacatttgttccaacagagTCCAGGAAGTCTTCAAGAACTAAAGTACCACCTCTTTGGATGAAAGACTTTGTCTTTactcaaaaaaaattctaa